One stretch of Xanthomonas sp. DAR 35659 DNA includes these proteins:
- a CDS encoding MBG domain-containing protein has translation MNRIYRLVFNRQLGVLQVASEVATGHAGGGGSRAGAVRLAAPLLPLALAWALAAPAHASGVPSLSSATGATVSQNGGTLRIDQNAAKAVLNWNSFNVGKDVSVVFAQPSSSAVALNLIDASHGASVIDGSLRANGNVFLINSAGILFGHHAQVNVGGLVASSLGLVGEDDAGYLLGRGDGAAASVVSRGSITAGNGGSVNLVGNHVANSGTIRADGGAVRLLSADQVKVTMDASGAIGLQMRAASQAADGGAAAVENSGTLRANGGQILLQAASTGLSQLLVNNTGALEASGVDTSGGSVRLVASGGDIASSGRIDVSGTRGGSVQLLTDGAIDVAGRIDASGRDAGGRIRIGGGYQGGEQLQHASAASVADGAVLDASATAQGNGGSIVVWSDGHTAVHGALRANAAGSGNGGLLETSGHTVDFSGIAVGAKGAGHGSAGTWLVDPEDLTVDSAAASTINGALNGGTNVTLLTSLTTASGPGTVSNGSGDINVNSALTWSGNSTLTLDAYHSIYLNAPVTATGASAGLVLNYGGYNENGSVGGTGDYYVNAPVSLGGAQASLAINGQAYRLIHSLADAAIYFNTPGAYALAQDIDLGGVTRSSALVSSFQSKLAGMGHSLNNLTISGASGYVGLFGTTSSNSVIRDLHLGNVSISGGYYVGGLVGYNQGAIKNVTVDGVVSGTSGGIGGLTGYNLGLIDNGVFNGSVNGQSTVGGVTGNNVSGTIRNSHSTGSVTGSSSNIGGLVGYNDGGTLTNTYSTSNVSGTNSVGGLVGTSQNAGTIKNSYASGGVIGTSSMVGGLVGMNYQSTIANTYATGSVTAPTSVGGLVGVNNPGGAAVTSASVSNSYATGAVSGTNNVGGLIGANAGSVSNGSWDVGSTGQANAMGSGGGSATNLTSFGSSNRYSHTTYGNLGTWSLLSGSSNVYVASDGLGNPAWIMIEGQTRPFLASEYSTSIGNAHQLQLMAYNLAANYSLSADIDASQTTGGNASGMWSNAGFSPVGDNGATFTGSLDGGNHTVSGLTIARGGAYYVGLFGNTGLGSRIGNLTLTGASIAGSAYVGGVAGLNAGTLVDIRVDGNVSGTGNFIGGLVGFNDAGTILGARTGGSVVGSGGPYSGNYVGGLIGSNNAGTIGASSSSSTVSGGSSVGGLVGNDYQGNYNNVHASGSATSTSTASGDHVGGLIGNTNESSIQNASASGTVTATTTHAGGLLGQASNATIANVQASGSVSGTTYVGGLIGLAVRGTTANASATGSASGVSYVGGLVGNVFNTSLSDAYAIGDVSGTSFIGGLVGYNNRGVLTRVYATGFVAGTEFAGGLVGYNEVGSINAAYATGQVIGTEHLGGLVGYNEGGTINTSYAIGDVGGNNAVGGLVGTNDNGTINASFFATDNSGNPINGGLGLVGSNSGSIDAISGGRSWSALNTLSTFTDAGWAIDDRGGTGLTWRLYEHMSTPLLRSFLTPLTVTTSVSGVDKTYDGNGVSGAIGSYTVGGVFDPTLLFGSSLTYATAGNGAGSYTTGNGTLRIGGLSSSQHGYDIGYVASGGITITPASLRVTATDATKTYGTTANLGGYSVSGLIGGDAVSGVALGSAGAGAGAAVGNYAITASGATGTGLSNYVIDYVDGSLRVDPATLRIVANDASKTYGSSIGLTGYSASGLVNGDTIAGVALSSAGAGAGAAVGRYAIGASAATGAGLSNYVIQYVDGSLAVDPATLRIVASDASKTVGSIANLTDYRVSGLLNGDTVSGVALGSAGANAGAAVGSYAITASGATGTGLSNYAIDYVDGRLNVVAGSGDGGGAGVQLTTTTVQAINSSVAVAAASSDAGSGTSANSQDADDTAKALAAAAQAGGNGSATAASDSILIVDGGIRTPAIACSQGSSAAPAETCIIQQ, from the coding sequence ATGAACCGCATCTACCGCCTCGTCTTCAACCGCCAGCTCGGCGTGCTCCAGGTCGCCTCCGAAGTCGCCACCGGCCATGCCGGCGGCGGTGGCAGCCGTGCCGGCGCCGTGCGCCTGGCCGCACCGCTGCTGCCCTTGGCCCTGGCCTGGGCGCTGGCCGCGCCGGCCCACGCCAGCGGCGTTCCGTCGCTGTCCAGCGCCACCGGCGCCACCGTGTCGCAGAACGGCGGCACCCTGCGCATCGACCAGAACGCCGCCAAGGCCGTGCTGAACTGGAACAGCTTCAACGTCGGCAAGGACGTCAGCGTGGTCTTCGCGCAGCCGTCCAGTTCGGCGGTGGCGCTGAACCTGATCGACGCCAGCCACGGCGCCAGCGTCATCGACGGCAGCCTGCGCGCCAACGGCAACGTGTTCCTGATCAACTCGGCCGGCATCCTGTTCGGCCACCATGCGCAGGTGAACGTCGGCGGCCTGGTCGCCAGTTCGCTGGGCCTGGTCGGGGAGGACGATGCGGGCTACCTGCTCGGCCGCGGCGACGGCGCCGCCGCCAGCGTGGTCAGCCGGGGCAGCATCACCGCCGGCAACGGCGGCTCGGTCAACCTGGTCGGCAACCATGTCGCCAACAGCGGCACGATCCGCGCCGACGGCGGCGCCGTGCGCCTGCTCTCGGCCGATCAGGTCAAGGTGACGATGGACGCGTCCGGCGCGATCGGCCTGCAGATGCGCGCCGCCAGCCAGGCGGCGGACGGCGGCGCGGCGGCGGTGGAGAACAGCGGCACCCTGCGCGCCAACGGCGGGCAGATCCTGCTGCAGGCGGCCAGCACCGGCCTGTCGCAGTTGCTGGTCAACAACACCGGTGCGCTCGAAGCCTCCGGCGTGGATACCTCGGGCGGCAGCGTGCGCCTGGTCGCCAGCGGCGGCGACATCGCCAGCAGCGGCCGCATCGATGTCTCCGGCACGCGCGGCGGCAGCGTGCAGTTGCTGACCGACGGCGCGATCGACGTCGCTGGCCGCATCGATGCCAGCGGCCGCGACGCCGGCGGCCGCATTCGCATCGGCGGCGGCTACCAGGGCGGCGAGCAGTTGCAGCACGCCAGCGCGGCCAGCGTCGCCGACGGCGCGGTGCTCGATGCCAGCGCCACTGCCCAGGGCAACGGCGGCTCCATCGTGGTGTGGTCCGATGGCCACACCGCGGTGCATGGCGCGCTGCGCGCCAATGCCGCCGGCAGCGGTAACGGCGGCCTGCTGGAAACCAGCGGACACACCGTCGACTTTTCCGGCATCGCCGTGGGCGCCAAGGGCGCCGGCCACGGCAGCGCCGGCACCTGGCTGGTCGATCCGGAAGATCTGACCGTGGACAGCGCGGCTGCCAGCACCATCAACGGCGCGCTGAACGGTGGCACCAACGTCACCCTGCTCACCAGCCTCACCACCGCCAGCGGCCCAGGCACCGTGAGCAACGGCAGCGGCGACATCAACGTGAACTCGGCGCTCACCTGGAGTGGCAACTCCACGCTGACCCTGGACGCGTACCACAGCATCTACCTCAATGCGCCGGTCACCGCGACCGGCGCAAGCGCCGGACTGGTGCTGAACTACGGCGGCTACAACGAAAACGGCAGCGTCGGCGGCACGGGCGACTACTACGTCAACGCGCCGGTCTCGCTCGGCGGCGCGCAGGCCAGCCTGGCCATCAACGGCCAGGCTTACCGGCTGATCCACTCGCTGGCCGACGCGGCCATCTATTTCAACACCCCCGGCGCCTACGCGCTGGCCCAGGACATCGACCTGGGTGGCGTCACCCGCAGCAGCGCCCTGGTGTCGTCCTTCCAGAGCAAGCTGGCCGGCATGGGCCACAGCCTCAACAACCTGACGATTTCCGGCGCCAGCGGCTATGTCGGCCTGTTCGGCACCACCAGCAGCAACAGCGTCATCCGCGACCTGCACCTGGGCAACGTCTCCATCTCCGGCGGCTATTACGTCGGCGGCCTGGTCGGCTACAACCAGGGCGCGATCAAGAACGTCACCGTCGACGGTGTCGTCAGCGGCACCTCCGGCGGGATCGGCGGATTGACCGGCTACAACCTGGGCCTGATCGACAACGGCGTGTTCAACGGCAGCGTCAACGGGCAAAGCACGGTCGGCGGCGTGACGGGCAACAACGTCAGCGGCACGATCCGCAATTCCCACAGCACCGGCAGCGTGACCGGAAGCTCCAGCAACATCGGCGGCCTGGTCGGCTACAACGACGGCGGCACCCTCACCAACACCTATTCCACCAGCAACGTGAGCGGCACCAACTCGGTCGGCGGGCTGGTCGGAACCAGCCAGAACGCCGGCACGATCAAGAACAGCTATGCCAGCGGCGGCGTGATCGGCACCAGCTCCATGGTCGGCGGGCTGGTCGGCATGAACTACCAAAGCACCATCGCCAACACCTACGCCACCGGCAGCGTCACCGCGCCGACCTCGGTGGGCGGGCTGGTGGGCGTCAACAACCCGGGCGGCGCGGCCGTCACCTCCGCCAGCGTCAGCAACAGCTACGCCACCGGTGCCGTCAGCGGCACCAACAACGTCGGCGGACTGATCGGCGCCAATGCTGGCAGCGTCAGCAATGGGTCATGGGACGTCGGCAGCACCGGCCAGGCCAATGCCATGGGCAGCGGCGGCGGCAGCGCCACCAATCTGACCAGCTTCGGCAGCAGCAACCGTTACAGCCACACCACCTATGGCAATCTCGGCACCTGGTCGTTGCTTAGCGGCAGCAGCAACGTCTACGTCGCCAGCGATGGCCTCGGCAACCCGGCCTGGATCATGATCGAGGGACAGACGCGCCCGTTCCTGGCCAGCGAGTACAGCACCAGCATCGGCAACGCGCATCAGTTGCAGTTGATGGCCTACAACCTGGCGGCCAACTACAGCCTGTCCGCCGACATCGATGCCAGCCAGACCACCGGCGGCAATGCCAGCGGGATGTGGAGCAACGCCGGCTTCAGCCCGGTCGGCGACAACGGCGCGACCTTCACCGGCAGCCTCGACGGCGGCAACCACACGGTCTCCGGGCTGACCATCGCACGCGGCGGTGCGTACTACGTGGGCCTGTTCGGCAATACCGGCCTCGGCAGCCGGATCGGCAACCTGACCCTGACCGGCGCCAGCATCGCGGGCAGCGCGTATGTGGGCGGCGTCGCCGGCCTCAATGCCGGCACGCTCGTCGACATCCGCGTCGACGGCAACGTGAGCGGCACCGGCAACTTCATCGGCGGCCTGGTCGGCTTCAACGATGCCGGCACGATCCTCGGTGCGCGCACCGGCGGCAGCGTAGTCGGCAGCGGCGGCCCCTACAGCGGCAACTATGTCGGCGGCCTGATCGGCAGCAACAACGCCGGCACGATCGGCGCCTCGTCCTCGTCGAGCACGGTCTCCGGCGGCAGCAGCGTCGGCGGCCTGGTCGGCAACGACTACCAGGGCAACTACAACAACGTGCATGCCAGCGGAAGCGCGACCAGCACCAGTACCGCCAGCGGCGACCACGTCGGCGGCCTGATCGGCAACACGAACGAGAGCTCGATCCAGAACGCATCGGCCAGCGGCACCGTCACCGCGACCACCACGCATGCCGGCGGCCTGCTCGGCCAGGCGTCCAACGCCACCATCGCCAACGTGCAGGCCAGCGGCAGCGTCTCCGGCACGACCTACGTCGGCGGGCTGATCGGCCTGGCGGTCAGGGGCACCACCGCGAACGCAAGCGCGACCGGCAGTGCGTCCGGCGTCAGCTATGTCGGCGGACTAGTCGGCAACGTCTTCAACACGAGCCTCAGCGATGCCTATGCCATCGGCGATGTCTCCGGCACGTCGTTCATCGGCGGGCTGGTCGGGTACAACAATCGCGGCGTCCTGACCCGGGTCTATGCCACCGGTTTCGTGGCCGGCACCGAGTTCGCCGGTGGCCTGGTCGGCTACAACGAAGTCGGCAGCATCAACGCAGCCTATGCCACGGGCCAAGTGATCGGCACCGAGCATCTCGGCGGCCTGGTCGGTTACAACGAAGGCGGCACCATCAACACCAGCTACGCCATCGGCGATGTGGGCGGCAACAACGCCGTCGGCGGCCTGGTCGGCACCAACGACAACGGCACCATCAATGCCAGCTTCTTCGCCACCGACAACAGCGGCAATCCGATCAACGGCGGCCTGGGCCTGGTGGGCAGCAACAGCGGCAGCATCGACGCGATCAGCGGCGGCAGGTCGTGGAGCGCGCTCAACACCCTGTCCACCTTCACCGATGCCGGCTGGGCGATCGACGACCGCGGCGGCACCGGCCTGACCTGGCGCCTGTACGAACACATGAGCACGCCGCTGCTGCGCAGCTTCCTGACCCCGCTGACGGTCACCACCAGCGTCTCCGGCGTCGACAAGACCTACGACGGCAACGGCGTCAGCGGCGCGATCGGGTCCTACACCGTTGGCGGCGTCTTCGACCCGACCCTGCTGTTCGGGTCCTCGCTGACGTACGCGACCGCCGGCAATGGCGCCGGCAGCTACACCACCGGCAATGGCACCCTGCGGATCGGCGGCCTGTCCTCCTCGCAGCACGGCTACGACATCGGCTACGTGGCGTCCGGCGGCATCACCATCACCCCGGCATCGCTGCGGGTGACGGCCACCGACGCCACCAAGACCTACGGCACCACCGCCAACCTGGGCGGCTACAGCGTCTCCGGCCTGATCGGCGGCGATGCGGTGTCCGGCGTCGCCCTGGGCAGCGCCGGTGCCGGCGCCGGCGCGGCGGTTGGCAACTACGCCATCACCGCGTCCGGCGCTACCGGCACGGGGTTGTCCAACTACGTCATCGACTATGTCGACGGCAGCCTCCGCGTGGATCCGGCCACCCTGCGCATCGTCGCCAACGACGCCAGCAAGACCTACGGCAGCAGCATCGGCCTCACCGGCTACAGCGCCTCCGGCCTGGTCAACGGCGACACGATCGCCGGCGTTGCCTTGAGCAGTGCGGGTGCCGGTGCCGGCGCGGCGGTCGGGCGCTACGCCATCGGCGCCTCCGCTGCCACCGGCGCGGGGTTGTCCAACTACGTGATCCAGTACGTGGATGGCAGCCTCGCCGTCGATCCGGCCACCCTGCGCATCGTCGCCAGCGACGCCAGCAAGACCGTCGGCAGCATCGCCAACCTGACCGACTATCGCGTCTCCGGCCTGCTCAATGGCGACACCGTCTCCGGCGTCGCCCTGGGCAGCGCCGGCGCCAACGCCGGCGCGGCGGTCGGCAGCTACGCCATCACCGCGTCCGGCGCCACCGGCACAGGGCTGTCGAACTACGCCATCGATTACGTCGATGGTCGGCTGAACGTCGTCGCCGGCAGCGGCGATGGCGGTGGTGCCGGTGTCCAGCTGACCACCACGACCGTGCAAGCGATCAACAGTTCGGTCGCCGTCGCCGCAGCGAGTAGCGATGCCGGCAGTGGGACGTCGGCAAATTCGCAGGACGCCGACGACACCGCCAAGGCACTGGCTGCGGCCGCGCAGGCCGGCGGTAACGGCAGTGCGACCGCCGCCAGCGATTCGATCCTGATCGTCGATGGCGGTATCCGCACCCCGGCGATCGCCTGCAGCCAGGGCAGCTCGGCCGCCCCAGCGGAAACCTGCATCATCCAGCAGTAA
- a CDS encoding ShlB/FhaC/HecB family hemolysin secretion/activation protein produces MTISCRLRPSALANALHALPWAAGLALTLSCAPALAQDAATAPDASATATAPITVQAIRVTGVGDHPRQQIDGARLQALADARLRALGGGIVPARLSFAQLQQIADTLTQAYREAGFLVARAYLPVQTLGPDQVVEIRVAEGRVGRITVEGARRYDDRLIASPALALQGQILRQQDLQSALLYARDLPGVSVTSVLKPGAQPGETDVVIQASEERPLQISLGASNYGTPSIGRYRAQLGVDWNNPLGLGDHLSASYAYALDPANTWQGSLAYQAPIADVSGLSVSAAYTRSVVDLNTGAFAALDLKGPTVQTAFGLDWKFRNTDAWRMQSWLHLVQESSRIQGLGVLLSKQKFDVLELGMALRHDDRARHAIDMLQLSVRGALDDDSPRTDYLYPEHDRHFVVARLGYTRLQGLTATQRLQLRLNGQYSDDALTPLEQLSLGGPTSVRAFALGSALGDRGFDSSLEYQVDAPGFAGVASPFGSRPWGDLLTASVFYDYGRVYPNGANRAVYDSVTTFQGPGVGLNLRLPHWQGLTLDLAAAKPTGGTDPADGKDVRYWARFGLTF; encoded by the coding sequence ATGACGATCTCCTGCCGCCTGCGTCCCAGTGCACTGGCGAACGCGCTGCACGCCCTGCCCTGGGCCGCCGGCCTGGCGCTGACCCTGAGCTGCGCGCCGGCCCTTGCCCAGGACGCCGCGACCGCCCCGGACGCGTCCGCCACGGCGACGGCGCCGATCACGGTGCAGGCGATCCGGGTAACCGGGGTCGGCGACCACCCGCGCCAGCAGATCGATGGTGCTCGCCTGCAGGCGCTGGCCGACGCGCGCCTGCGCGCGCTTGGTGGCGGCATCGTGCCGGCCCGGCTCAGCTTCGCCCAGTTGCAGCAGATCGCCGATACGCTGACCCAGGCCTACCGGGAGGCCGGTTTCCTGGTCGCCCGCGCCTATCTGCCGGTGCAGACCCTGGGCCCCGACCAGGTGGTCGAGATCCGCGTCGCCGAAGGCCGGGTCGGCAGGATCACGGTCGAGGGCGCGCGCCGCTACGACGACCGCCTCATCGCCAGCCCGGCGCTGGCGCTGCAAGGCCAGATCCTGCGCCAGCAGGACCTGCAGTCGGCGCTGCTGTACGCCCGCGACCTGCCCGGCGTCTCGGTCACCTCGGTGCTCAAGCCCGGGGCGCAGCCCGGCGAGACCGACGTGGTGATCCAGGCCAGCGAAGAGCGCCCGCTGCAGATCAGCCTCGGCGCCAGCAACTACGGCACCCCGAGCATCGGCCGCTATCGCGCCCAACTCGGGGTGGACTGGAACAACCCGCTCGGGCTCGGCGACCACCTGTCCGCCAGCTACGCCTATGCGCTCGACCCGGCCAACACCTGGCAGGGCAGCCTCGCTTATCAGGCGCCGATCGCCGATGTCTCCGGATTGAGCGTCAGCGCTGCCTACACCCGCAGCGTGGTGGATCTGAACACCGGCGCGTTCGCCGCGCTCGACCTGAAGGGGCCGACCGTGCAGACCGCGTTCGGCCTGGACTGGAAATTCCGCAACACCGATGCCTGGCGCATGCAGAGCTGGCTGCACCTGGTGCAGGAGAGTTCGCGCATCCAGGGCCTGGGCGTGCTGCTGTCCAAGCAGAAGTTCGACGTGCTCGAACTGGGGATGGCGCTGCGCCACGACGATCGCGCACGGCATGCCATCGACATGCTCCAGCTCAGCGTGCGCGGCGCGCTCGACGACGACTCGCCGCGCACCGATTACCTGTACCCCGAGCACGACCGCCATTTCGTGGTCGCGCGCCTGGGCTATACCCGCCTGCAGGGCCTGACCGCCACCCAGCGCCTGCAATTGCGCCTCAACGGCCAGTACAGCGACGACGCGCTGACCCCGCTGGAACAGCTCTCGCTCGGCGGCCCGACCAGCGTGCGCGCCTTCGCCCTGGGCAGTGCCCTGGGCGACCGCGGCTTCGACTCCAGCCTGGAGTACCAGGTCGACGCGCCGGGCTTCGCCGGCGTCGCCTCGCCGTTCGGCAGCCGCCCCTGGGGCGACCTGCTGACCGCCAGCGTGTTCTACGACTACGGCCGGGTCTATCCCAACGGCGCCAACCGCGCCGTGTACGACAGCGTCACCACATTCCAGGGACCGGGCGTCGGGCTGAACCTGCGCCTTCCGCACTGGCAGGGACTGACCCTGGACCTGGCCGCGGCCAAGCCGACCGGCGGCACCGATCCGGCCGATGGCAAGGACGTGCGCTACTGGGCCCGTTTCGGCCTGACCTTCTGA
- a CDS encoding O-acetyl-ADP-ribose deacetylase — translation MNIEIWQGDITQLDVDAIVNAANESLLGGGGVDGAIHRAAGPQLLEACLALPQLKPGVRCPVGEVRATAGYRLKARHVLHTVGPVWRDGAHDEPALLANCYWRSLRLAEQMGLHSVAFPAISCGVYGYPLQQAARIAVAETEAWQKAHAVPKRIILVAYNDATAKAYRQALREVQYASVAA, via the coding sequence ATGAACATCGAAATCTGGCAAGGCGACATCACCCAACTGGACGTGGACGCCATCGTCAACGCCGCCAACGAGTCGCTGCTGGGCGGCGGCGGCGTGGACGGCGCGATCCATCGTGCCGCCGGCCCGCAACTGCTGGAAGCATGTCTGGCCCTGCCGCAACTCAAGCCCGGCGTACGCTGCCCGGTGGGCGAAGTCCGCGCCACCGCCGGCTACCGGCTCAAGGCACGCCACGTATTGCACACGGTGGGCCCGGTCTGGCGCGACGGCGCGCACGACGAACCGGCGCTGCTGGCCAACTGCTACTGGCGCTCGCTGCGCCTGGCCGAACAGATGGGCCTGCACTCGGTGGCGTTCCCGGCGATCAGCTGCGGCGTCTATGGCTACCCGCTGCAACAGGCCGCGCGCATCGCGGTGGCCGAGACCGAGGCCTGGCAGAAGGCGCACGCGGTGCCCAAGCGCATCATCCTGGTCGCCTACAACGACGCCACTGCCAAGGCCTACCGGCAGGCGCTGCGCGAAGTGCAGTACGCCAGCGTCGCGGCGTAA
- a CDS encoding methyltransferase family protein — protein sequence MSNRVSEQDACRPARVPLLVRSTSPAHFFVALLLGAVLQHLLALPLPQGDALAWMQIAGGITAGAGLVLALACFVLFAQRRTTILPERDPSSLVVRGPYRHTRNPMYVSLVLSYAGLCVQIGWPWALLLLPLPLLALQRVVIPFEEARLRERFGSAYDRYCRQVKRWL from the coding sequence TTGAGCAATCGAGTTTCGGAGCAGGACGCCTGCCGCCCTGCGCGCGTGCCGCTGCTGGTGCGTTCGACCTCGCCGGCGCACTTCTTCGTCGCGCTGCTGCTCGGCGCCGTGCTGCAACACCTGCTCGCCCTGCCCTTGCCGCAAGGCGATGCGCTGGCCTGGATGCAGATCGCAGGCGGCATCACCGCCGGTGCCGGCTTGGTGTTGGCGCTGGCCTGCTTCGTGCTGTTCGCGCAACGCCGCACCACCATCCTGCCCGAGCGCGATCCGTCCAGCCTGGTGGTGCGCGGGCCGTATCGCCACACGCGCAACCCGATGTACGTCAGCCTGGTGCTGAGCTACGCCGGCCTGTGCGTGCAGATCGGCTGGCCGTGGGCGCTGCTGCTGTTGCCGTTGCCGCTGCTGGCCTTGCAGCGGGTGGTGATCCCGTTCGAGGAAGCGCGCCTGCGCGAGCGCTTCGGCAGCGCCTACGACCGCTATTGCCGACAGGTGAAGCGCTGGCTATAG
- a CDS encoding nucleoside hydrolase translates to MSLSPTSSDTASVPRRRVILEDDIDGFTPAQLLLLQSPEVEVLGISVVSGNIWRDAALAHTRRLLEIAGRGDVPVLAGPVQPLLNSEVATERWEALYGKLLWKGAWTRQWVEHDTVQSAPRYHAHDVVPDLALGNPSVVPVADEPAALFMLRKVREFPGEVSIVATGPLTNLALAQRLDPEFASLAKELVYMGGSLNPRQRRDSVSAAQFAREFVNSPRREFNIRWDPEAASIVMRSPWRRMVMVPVDPSTATELTPQLLARMSAADTPIGHALRRREPGFPMWDELAAAVWLRPELATLTETLYVDANTEFGAGYGDILSWAPGYQPGLGEQAQQVVREVDVDAIEQLLVERLTAPQPPALGVPLPG, encoded by the coding sequence ATGTCCCTTTCGCCTACGTCCTCCGACACCGCCTCCGTTCCACGCCGCCGCGTCATCCTCGAAGACGACATCGACGGTTTCACGCCGGCGCAGTTGCTGTTGCTGCAATCGCCCGAGGTCGAGGTGCTGGGCATTTCGGTGGTCAGCGGCAACATCTGGCGCGACGCGGCGCTGGCGCATACGCGGCGCCTGCTGGAGATCGCCGGCCGCGGCGATGTGCCGGTGCTGGCCGGCCCGGTGCAGCCGCTGCTCAACAGCGAGGTGGCGACCGAGCGCTGGGAAGCGCTGTACGGCAAGTTGCTGTGGAAGGGCGCGTGGACCCGGCAGTGGGTGGAGCACGACACCGTGCAGAGCGCGCCGCGCTACCACGCGCACGACGTGGTGCCGGACCTGGCGCTGGGCAATCCGTCGGTGGTGCCGGTCGCCGACGAGCCGGCGGCGTTGTTCATGCTCCGCAAGGTGCGCGAGTTTCCCGGCGAGGTCAGCATCGTCGCCACCGGGCCGCTGACCAACCTGGCGCTGGCGCAGCGGCTGGACCCGGAGTTCGCCTCGCTGGCCAAGGAATTGGTGTACATGGGCGGCAGCCTCAATCCGCGGCAGCGCCGCGACAGCGTGTCGGCGGCCCAGTTCGCGCGCGAGTTCGTCAACTCGCCGCGGCGCGAGTTCAACATCCGCTGGGATCCGGAAGCGGCCAGCATCGTGATGCGTTCGCCGTGGCGCAGGATGGTGATGGTGCCTGTGGATCCGTCCACCGCGACCGAGCTGACGCCGCAGTTGCTGGCACGGATGAGCGCCGCCGACACCCCGATCGGGCATGCGCTGCGCCGGCGCGAGCCGGGCTTCCCGATGTGGGACGAACTGGCCGCGGCGGTGTGGCTGCGGCCGGAACTGGCCACGCTCACCGAGACGCTGTACGTGGACGCCAACACCGAGTTCGGCGCCGGCTACGGCGACATCCTGTCGTGGGCGCCGGGCTACCAGCCGGGCCTGGGCGAGCAGGCGCAGCAGGTGGTGCGCGAGGTCGACGTCGACGCCATCGAGCAGTTGCTGGTGGAACGGTTGACCGCGCCGCAGCCGCCGGCGCTGGGCGTGCCGCTGCCGGGCTGA